Proteins co-encoded in one Salvia splendens isolate huo1 chromosome 4, SspV2, whole genome shotgun sequence genomic window:
- the LOC121801088 gene encoding DELLA protein DWARF8-like: MSFVVKFSAVDDHALEFSAYSRGKNYLDEDFFDDFTNSAHLLHDDVLKRVVSINSPKKPFNILNKYASRCRRLNGDNLNFSIYERESQPPLSELEEDCVGVRLVQCLLSCAEKVDKEEYEEAYELLLKCDRMSSSKGSVVERLLFYFSEGLYERIDRETWRVTHKGLGKKFEDPLVAVRSSDETMIAFHNELPVSQITKFAGMQAVVDNVGEARKVHFIDFEIRKGIQCIILMQALVDRCGDPLDSPRISAVCVGGETRAGVEASGELCWLVGVVVFL, encoded by the exons ATGTCTTTTGTCGTGAAATTTTCAGCTGTAGATGATCACGCCTTAGAATTTTCAGCTTATAGCCGCGGCAAGAACTATTTAGATGAAGATTTCTTTGACGATTTCACCAATTCAGCTCATTTGCTTCATGATGATGTGTTGAAAAGAGTTGTTTCAATTAACTCTCCAAAAAAGCCATTCAACATTCTGAACAAGTATGCAAGCAGATGCAGAAGATTGAATGGTGACAATTTGAATTTCTCAATTTATGAGAGAGAAAGTCAG CCACCCTTATCCGAGCTCGAGGAGGATTGTGTTGGAGTTCGTCTCGTGCAGTGCTTGCTGTCATGCGCGGAGAAGGTTGACAAGGAGGAGTACGAGGAGGCGTACGAGCTCTTGCTCAAGTGTGATAGAATGAGCTCTAGTAAAGGCAGTGTGGTGGAGAGGCTACTTTTCTATTTCTCGGAAGGTTTGTATGAGAGGATTGATAGGGAAACGTGGCGAGTCACACATAAAGGGCTGGGGAAGAAGTTCGAGGATCCTCTGGTGGCCGTGAGGAGCTCGGATGAGACCATGATCGCCTTCCACAACGAGCTCCCTGTCTCTCAGATCACCAAGTTTGCGGGGATGCAAGCTGTGGTGGATAATGTAGGCGAGGCGAGGAAGGTGCATTTCATTGATTTCGAGATAAGGAAAGGTATACAATGCATAATCTTGATGCAGGCTCTAGTGGATAGGTGTGGGGATCCTTTAGATAGTCCGAGGATTAGTGCTGTGTGTGTTGGGGGGGAGACGAGGGCGGGTGTTGAGGCGTCTGGCGAGCTTTGCTGGCTCGTTGGGGTTGTCGTTTTCCTTTGA
- the LOC121799794 gene encoding universal stress protein PHOS32-like produces the protein MGDTRRVGVAVDFSPCSRKALKWAVDNLARKGDHLIMVVVRPDCHYESGEMQLWETTGSPLIPLSDFSNSTIMKKYGINPDAESLDIVTGASKQKEIVVLLKIYWGDAREKLCVSVDNIPLDSLVVGNRGLGKIQRVLMGSVSNYAVNNAPCPVTVVKSND, from the exons atggGAGACACAAGGAGAGTAGGCGTGGCCGTAGATTTCTCGCCGTGCAGCAGAAAAGCTCTGAAATGGGCCGTCGATAATCTGGCGAGGAAGGGAGACCACCTCATTATGGTGGTCGTGCGCCCCGACTGCCATTATGAATCAGGCGAGATGCAGCTCTGGGAAACCACCGGTTCAC CTCTTATTCCGTTGAGCGATTTCTCAAACTCAACTATCATGAAGAAGTACGGTATTAACCCTGACGCTGAATCACTTGACATCGTCACCGGTGCATCAAAGCAGAAAGaa ATAGTTGTGCTCTTGAAAATCTACTGGGGCGATGCTCGTGAAAAATTATGTGTATCGGTCGACAACATTCCTCTCGACTCACTTGTCGTTGGCAATAGAGGCCTTGGAAAGATCCAAAG GGTGCTTATGGGCAGTGTTAGCAACTATGCTGTGAACAATGCTCCCTGTCCAGTTACCGTCGTGAAAAGTAACGATTAA
- the LOC121799792 gene encoding UPF0481 protein At3g47200-like, which yields MEIEGESPKHVTLDIMHEDALLSSIKEKMEHNSLSNCVCKVPEELYKGNEEKYFPTTLSIGPLHHNTTNHTLKPMEDQKWRYLNTLIARAPNSEATLDTCIKSLRQVEQKARKFYGQPIPMGRDRLVELLLLDACFIIELFLNYAFKSLRRRDDPCFTSSDSLSHLRCDLILYENQIPFFILDQIFHLVPIPKHCHHSLIDLALFFFKKLIPENNEKKIIAPQTHHLLDLIRQDYLPTHSTHAVTIPNIGHTYIPQASRLVSLGIRVERATTESTANVSFFNGKLSIPPLEIHSYTEILFRNLIAMEHCSSGCSKHVTSYVVLLEGLIRSERDVRVVQEREILIDGHEREREIVFLLQRLHVDVTRDEFYYRGLCEEISKHQTRRRDVCWVRMSEVYHRSQFGVAGFSLAVVLLVFIFTGAFFSTVYFLLHHFQ from the coding sequence ATGGAGATAGAGGGAGAAAGCCCAAAACATGTGACACTTGACATCATGCATGAGGATGCTCTCCTATCCTCAATCAAAGAAAAAATGGAACACAATTCTCTCTCAAACTGTGTATGCAAAGTTCCAGAAGAGCTCTACAAAGGCAATGAAGAGAAATACTTCCCAACCACACTCTCAATAGGCCCTCTCCACCACAACACCACCAACCACACCCTCAAGCCCATGGAGGATCAAAAATGGCGCTACCTCAACACGCTCATCGCCCGAGCCCCCAACTCCGAGGCCACCCTAGACACCTGCATCAAGTCCCTAAGGCAAGTGGAGCAAAAGGCAAGAAAATTCTACGGCCAGCCAATCCCAATGGGGCGCGATCGCCTCGTTGAGCTCCTCCTCCTCGACGCCTGCTTCATCATCGAGCTCTTCCTAAACTACGCCTTCAAGAGCCTCAGACGAAGAGACGACCCCTGCTTCACCTCAAGCGACAGCCTCTCCCACTTGAGGTGTGACCTCATTTTGTATGAGAATCAAATCCCATTCTTCATCCTTGACCAAATCTTCCACCTAGTCCCTATTCCAAAACACTGCCACCACTCCCTCATTGATCTTGCATTGTTCTTTTTCAAGAAACTCATCCCCGAAAACAACGAAAAGAAAATCATCGCACCCCAAACACATCACTTGCTAGACCTAATCCGGCAGGATTATCTCCCAACACACTCAACACACGCAGTCACAATCCCAAACATAGGCCACACCTACATCCCACAGGCCTCGCGCCTCGTCTCTCTAGGGATACGCGTGGAGAGGGCTACAACAGAGAGCACGGCCAACGTAAGCTTCTTCAATGGGAAACTCAGCATCCCACCTCTTGAAATCCACAGCTACACTGAGATCTTGTTCAGGAACTTGATAGCAATGGAGCATTGCAGCAGTGGATGCAGCAAGCATGTGACATCCTACGTTGTTCTGCTGGAAGGGCTGATCCGGTCGGAGAGGGACGTGAGGGTGGTGCAGGAGAGGGAGATTCTGATTGATGGGCatgagagggagagggagattGTGTTCCTGCTGCAGAGGCTGCATGTGGATGTGACGAGAGATGAGTTTTACTACAGGGGTTTGTGTGAGGAGATTAGCAAGCATCAAACGAGGAGAAGGGATGTTTGTTGGGTGAGAATGAGTGAGGTTTATCATAGGAGTCAGTTTGGGGTTGCTGGTTTTAGCTTGGCGGTGGTATTGCTGGTTTTCATCTTCACAGGGGCTTTTTTCTCCACGGTTTATTTTCTCTTGCACCATTTTCAGTAG
- the LOC121799648 gene encoding TPD1 protein homolog 1-like: MNTTLHIFLYFMMFTILFLNLGLQSGNFLHFNGDANTTTLSNLKPQQAHFKHRKLMLHGECSKWDISISQSRYPTSGIPEFIVQIVNTCVTGCAPSNIHVRCGWFASTRMVNPRTFKRLSYDDCFVNGGLPLKSSQSIRFTYANSFMYPLEFKSASFC; the protein is encoded by the exons ATGAATACTACTCTCCACATTTTCCTCTACTTCATGATGTTCACCATTTTGTTCCTCAATCTTGGCCTCCAATCAG GAAATTTCTTGCACTTCAATGGTGATGCAAACACAACAACTCTTTCCAATCTCAAACCACAACAAGCTCACTTCAAACATAGGAAACTCATGCTACATg GGGAGTGCTCAAAATGGGACATAAGCATCTCACAAAGCAGGTATCCAACATCAGGAATCCCAGAATTCATAGTGCAGATTGTGAATACGTGTGTGACTGGGTGTGCACCTTCCAACATTCATGTGAGGTGTGGGTGGTTTGCTTCGACAAGAATGGTGAATCCTAGGACTTTCAAAAGGCTGTCTTATGATGACTGTTTTGTTAATGGAGGCCTCCCATTGAAGAGCAGCCAGAGCATTAGGTTCACATATGCAAATTCTTTCATGTATCCTCTCGAGTTTAAGTCTGCCAGCTTCTGCTGA
- the LOC121799793 gene encoding uncharacterized protein LOC121799793 encodes MSLYCWASLSPHLSSELHVRSKNVGGIAKVQELITKTGVSSTITSPLASLQMGNWVKLICGASFEDVADIRNLSLVYTLAGVDCIDCAADASVLNAVNDGIEAAQAILPIRRPWVMISVNDGEDLHFRKAEFDPDDCPPDCSRPCENVCPADAIFSNSGKAGPSKGVLAERCYGCGRCLPICPYDNIRAITYVRDVAATAKLIQRDEVDAIEIHTSGRQAESFQQLWNGLGDSIHKLRLVAVSLPYLGDLTIPAMDSMYATMKTSLHCLNLWQLDGRPMSGDIGRGATREAIKFALHLASLEDKPKGFLQLAGGTNAHTVEGLKKERLFRTTSISDDSKGEKVPLDSPETSHALISGVAFGGYARKIVGRVLSSLQSDYGYARLEDHPDHLLKALQASLALVGTVKCYNAN; translated from the exons ATGTCTCTCTACTGCTGGGCTTCTCTCTCCCCCCACCTTTCAA GTGAGCTGCATGTAAGAAGCAAGAATGTTGGGGGCATTGCCAAGGTGCAAGAATTGATCACAAAAACTGGAGTTTCTTCGACTATCACTTCTCCTCTTGCATCTCTCCAAATGGGCAACTGGGTTAAGCTCATTTGTGGGGCTAGCTTTGAG GATGTAGCTGATATCAGGAATCTGTCTCTGGTTTACACTCTTGCTGGAG TTGACTGCATTGATTGTGCTGCTGATGCATCTGTTCTCAATGCTGTAAACGATGGAATTGAAGCAGCACAAGCTATTCTCCCCATACGAAGGCCATGGGTGATGATCAGTGTGAATGATGGTGAAGATCTGCACTTTCGTAAAGCTG AATTCGATCCAGACGATTGTCCACCAGATTGCTCAAGGCCATGTGAGAATGTTTGCCCTGCCGATGCAATCTTCTCAAATTCGGGCAAAGCTGGTCCATCCAAG GGCGTGTTAGCTGAGCGATGCTATGGCTGTGGCCGCTGCTTGCCTATTTGCCCATATGATAATATAA GAGCAATTACATATGTGCGAGATGTTGCTGCTACAGCTAAACTTATTCAACGGGATGAAGTCGATGCAATTGAAATTCACACTAGTGGAAG GCAGGCGGAGTCTTTCCAACAACTCTGGAATGGTCTCGGAGATTCCATTCACAAGCTGAGACTTGTAGCT GTTAGCTTGCCTTACTTGGGGGATCTGACTATACCTGCAATGGATTCTATGTACGCAACAATGAAGACGAGCCTCCATTGCCTCAATTTATGGCAG CTGGATGGCCGCCCTATGAGCGGAGATATTGGCAGAGGAGCAACGAGGGAAGCAATCAAATTTGCTCTACATTTAGCATCTCTCGAAGACAAGCCAAAAG GTTTTCTTCAACTAGCTGGCGGTACAAATGCTCACACGGTTGAGGGGCTCAAAAAGGAGAGGCTATTTCGAACCACCAGCATATCCG ATGATTCGAAGGGTGAGAAGGTGCCTCTCGACTCTCCTGAAACATCGCATGCATTGATAAGTGGAGTAGCTTTTGGTGGCTATGCAAGAAAG ATAGTGGGGAGGGTTCTTAGCTCGTTGCAGTCGGACTATGGCTATGCACGTCTTGAAGATCACCCGGACCATCTTCTCAAAGCACTCCAGGCGTCTCTTGCTTTGGTTGGGACTGTGAAATGCTACAATGCAAATTAG